Part of the Halalkalibacter krulwichiae genome is shown below.
GCAAAGCCGTAATGCACAGGCACTCGCAGAAGCTTTACAAGCTCATGAAGGAGTAGAAGAAGTTTACTACCCAAAATTTGTTTCAGAAAAAGGCAATGGTGCGATGGTAAGTATGGATCTAGCTGAACAAGTGAACGTAGAAGAATTTTTTAAATCTTTAGGATGGGTAAAGATCGCACCAACTCTTGCTGGTGTTGAGACAACCGTTTCTTATCCATTACGAACGTCTCATCGCACAGTCCCTGAAACATTGCGTAATGAGCTAGGGATAGGAAAGCAATTGGTTCGAATTTCCGTAGGAATTGAAGATGAGAAAGACATTATTGAGGCTTTTATTGGAGCAATTGAACAAGCTAAATAAAGCAAAAGGTGATGCGAGGTGACACTCAAAAGTGTTTACGGAGAGGCAGTTGAAAAGGGGTTACTTTCGGATCTTTTCCAGTTGCTTCTCTATTACTCATCTTTTTTAAGTAAATACTTGTAAAGTGAAAGACGATGTGGTAAGATAAGTTCTGTTGAAAAGAATTTAACAGTCTGGTGGCGATAGCGAAGAGGTCACACCCGTTTCCATGCCGAACACGGTCGTTAAGCTCTTCTGCGCCGATGGTAGTTGGGGGCTTCCCCCTGTGAGAGTAGGACGTTGCCAGGCTGATAATTTCTTTGTATAAGATGTTATGAAGATGGATATACTATGAAGGTAGTCAAGTAAGCATCGCTAACATCGACGTGAAATACTTTATAACGACGCGGGGTGGAGCAGTCTGGTAGCTCGTCGGGCTCATAACCCGAAGGTCGGTGGTTCAAATCCGCCCCCGCAATACCATCAAAAACCAAAGCATCAAGATGCTTTGGTTTTTTTCTTTTGGCATACATACTCATTTAGTTTTGTTAAATTTATTATGCATTTTAATGAAAATCGGCTAAACTAAAAGAGATACGCTTTAGAAGAGAAGTGTTCTTAGAGCATTTAAAGTATGAAGGAGAGGGTCAATTCAGATGCAAGATGAATTTGCGTTTATTTCAAATATTTCTCCTAAGCAAACAAAACAACCTTCTCTTATTTATGGAATAGGCGATGATGCAGCCGTTTATCGAGGTTCTAATGAGACGGATGAAGTTGTTTGTGTTGATACAATGGTCGAGGGTGTGCATTTTCGTCGTGACACACTAACACCATTTCAAATCGGTAAAAAAGGGCTTGCAATCAATGTTAGCGACCTAGCGGCGATGGGAGCAACCCCTTTATATTATCTCGTTTCAATTGCAGTTCCGTCTTCGTGGACAGAAGAGGAGCTTTCGACAATATATAAAGGGATGTCTGAACTAGCCGATTTCTATAATATGGATCTAATAGGTGGAGATACGGTTTCGACAGATGGACCACTTGTTTTAACTGTTACAGTGATCGGAAGAGTAAAAAAAGGTGAAGCAAAGTACCGTAACCAAGCAAAAGCGGGAGATCTTTTATTTGTAACGGGGTATGTTGGAAAGTCTGCTGCTGGATTAGCGTTGCTTTTAGAAAGAGGGCTTGACGGTGAATTTTCTTTAGCGGAACAAGACCTTATTAAAGAGCATCAAGAGCCTATACCGCATGTTGCGCACGGACAGATACTTGTAAACTCTCTGTATCGCGGCGCGCTTAATGATGTCAGTGATGGTGTCGCTAGTGAAGCAAATGAGCTTGCAGAAGCAAGCAACATCTCTATTGTAATCGAAGGGAATAAGCTCCCTATCCATGAGGCGATGAGACATTATGATAGAGAGAAACAGCTTGAGTGGGCGTTGTTTGGTGGAGAAGATTTTGTGTTAATTGGGACAGTTGCTAAAGAGAAAGCCGATCAAGTAAGGAAGGAATTCGAAGAGCAGGGGCTTATGTTTGAAGTGATTGGCTATGTGGAACAAGGTCAGCCGAATGTTTATTTAAGCAATAACGATCAAGTACTGAAATTAGAGAAGCAAGGATATAATCATTTTCAAAAACGTGGGTGAAAAGATGGAGCACTGGAGTTTGCAAACAAAATCTCCCGAGGAGACAATGGAACTAGCAATGCGTTTAGCACAGCTGGTACAACCAGGTGATGTGATAACTCTTGAAGGTGACTTAGGAGCTGGGAAGACAAGTTTTACGAAAGGTTTTGCAAAAGGGTTAGGGGTGAAACGTGTCGTTAATAGCCCGACTTTTACGATTATAAAAGAGTATAAGGGAAGAATCCCTCTTTATCATATGGATGTTTACCGAATGGAAGATGAGAGCGAGGATTTAGGGCTTGACGAATATTTTTATGGAGAAGGTGTTTCTGTTGTGGAATGGCCAAGTATGATTTCCTCTCAATTACCAGAGGATCGGCTAATGATTTCCCTTTTTCATACAGGAGAACAAAGTCGTACTATCGAGATACAACCAACAGGAACGCGCTCGTCCAACATTTTAAAGGAGCTACGAGTATGAGTAAGACATTAGCAATTGATACGTCCTCATTTGTGATGGGGATCGCGATAACGGACGGAGAGAGAACACTTGGAGAAGTAACAACCAATATTAAGAAAAACCACTCGATTCGCTTAATGCCAGCTATTAATAAGCTTTTAAAAGAAGTCGGTGTAACAGCTAAGGAACTAACTCGTGTGGTCGTAGCGAATGGACCTGGTTCATATACAGGGGTTCGCATTGGCGTAACTACGGCGAAAACATTAGCTTGGTCGTTAAATATACCAGTTATTGGGGTATCTAGCTTAACGGTGATGGCACAAACAGGTCGCTTTTTTCAAGGAGTGATCGTGCCAATTATGGATGCTAGACGTGGCCAAGTATACACGGGGCATTACGAGGCAGAGGGAATGTCTGTACAGTTAATCGGTGAAGATAAATTACGAATGTTAGAGGATTGGTTGGATTATTTGGATGGACTTAATAAGCCTGTTTTGTTTATTGGTCAAGACGTTGAGCTACACCGTTCATTAATTGAGGAAAAGTTAAAAGAGAAGGCACTTATTGCGGTAGGAGCGATGACGCTTCCTCGTGCTGCAGAATTAGCTAGACTTGGGAATGAGCAAAAAGACTATCCGCATTCGCATGAATTTGTCCCTAACTACCTACAATTAGCTGAAGCAGAAAAGAATTGGCTTAATGCTAATAAGGAAAAGAGCGGCTCAAATGATTGAACAAGAAAAAGCTGAAATACGGTTTATGACAATGGAGGACATAGAAGCGGTAATGAAGGTGGAGCGTGATGCTTTTCCTACTCCATGGGATCCTGGTATTTTTAAGACTGAGTTAACATCAAATCAATTTGCTCACTATTTAGTATATGAATTGAATGACGAGATCATTGGTTATTGTGGACTTTGGATTGTGATGGATGAGGCTCAAATTACAAATATTGCGATCCACTCAAGTGTTAGAGGCAGAAATCATGGCGAGCAATTATTGCGCTATGTGATAGCATTTGTGAAGCAGATGGGAGTAACGCAACTCTCTTTGGAAGTTCGTGTGTCAAACACTGTAGCACAAAACCTTTATCGAAAAGTTGGTTTTCGTGAAGGTGGAGTAAGAAAAAATTATTACGCTGATAATTTAGAGGATGCGTTAGTAATGTGGGTGAATGTAAATGAAAGCGAATGAAATCATTTTAGCAATTGAAACAAGCTGTGACGAGACATCTGCAGCTGTTATTGAAAATGGAAGAACGATATTAAGCAATGTCGTTTCTTCTCAAATTGAAAGTCACAAACGTTTTGGTGGAGTTGTACCAGAGATTGCTTCGCGTCATCATGTTGAACAAATTACGTTAATCATAGAACAAGCAATGACAGAAGCAAATGTTACATTTAGTGATTTAGATGCGGTTGCTGTTACAGAAGGTCCAGGATTAGTTGGCGCCCTTTTAATTGGAGTAAATGCTGCAAAGGCTATTGCTTATGCACATGATATCCCGCTTATAGGTGTACACCATATTGCTGGCCATATATATGCAAATCAATTAGTACAACCTTTAGAATTCCCTTTGCTAGCGCTCGTTGTTTCAGGAGGGCATACGGAATTAGTATACATGCAAGAAGATGGTTCATTTGAAATCATCGGTGAAACAAGAGATGATGCAGTAGGGGAAGCTTATGATAAAGTAGCAAGGACGCTCGGATTACCGTATCCGGGAGGGCCTCATATTGACCGTCTTGCCCATGAAGGGAAAGAAGCGATTGAGTTGCCAAGAGCTTGGCTAGAACCAGATTCATATGACTTTAGTTTTAGCGGGTTAAAGTCGGCTGTGATTAACACGTTACATAATGTTAAACAGCGAGGAGAAGAGATGATCATTGAAGATGTTGCAGCAAGTTTTCAAGCGAGTGTAATCGAAGTATTAGTAGGAAAGACAAAACGTGCAGCCCGGCAGTATGAGCCGAAGCAACTTCTTCTAGCAGGAGGAGTTGCTGCCAATAAGGGACTAAGAAAAGCTTTGACAAGTCAGTTTGCTAAATCTAATATTGAGCTTGTTATTCCTCCTCTATCTCTTTGTACAGATAATGCAGCGATGATTGGAGCCGCAGCGCAAAGTAAATTGAGGAAAAAGCAGTTTGCCTCTTTTGATTTAAATGGAAATCCAGGACTTGATTTAGAACTACAATAAAATGTTTAAAACCACTTATTGGAGCAAATGCTACCATTAAGTGGTTTTTTTATAGGGGAAGCAAAAAAGATGTGACATTTGGTTGTTGTGCACAAATATTATCCACAAGCTTGTTAAAAATGTGAGTAAGTAGGAAAAAAGTAGTGCTGGTAGTAGTTTGTCTGTGACTAACTTTTATTGTGGATAAAACAGTGGATAATGTGAGTAACTTTTAGAATCCTTATAAAATAGGGGTTTTTATTGTGAATAACTATGTGGATATTGTGGATATGTCAGAAAATTTAGCCGAAAAGGTAGAGTGTGATGTGGAGAAAGGTTTTCTTTTTACTTAT
Proteins encoded:
- the tsaB gene encoding tRNA (adenosine(37)-N6)-threonylcarbamoyltransferase complex dimerization subunit type 1 TsaB, with product MSKTLAIDTSSFVMGIAITDGERTLGEVTTNIKKNHSIRLMPAINKLLKEVGVTAKELTRVVVANGPGSYTGVRIGVTTAKTLAWSLNIPVIGVSSLTVMAQTGRFFQGVIVPIMDARRGQVYTGHYEAEGMSVQLIGEDKLRMLEDWLDYLDGLNKPVLFIGQDVELHRSLIEEKLKEKALIAVGAMTLPRAAELARLGNEQKDYPHSHEFVPNYLQLAEAEKNWLNANKEKSGSND
- the tsaD gene encoding tRNA (adenosine(37)-N6)-threonylcarbamoyltransferase complex transferase subunit TsaD, translating into MKANEIILAIETSCDETSAAVIENGRTILSNVVSSQIESHKRFGGVVPEIASRHHVEQITLIIEQAMTEANVTFSDLDAVAVTEGPGLVGALLIGVNAAKAIAYAHDIPLIGVHHIAGHIYANQLVQPLEFPLLALVVSGGHTELVYMQEDGSFEIIGETRDDAVGEAYDKVARTLGLPYPGGPHIDRLAHEGKEAIELPRAWLEPDSYDFSFSGLKSAVINTLHNVKQRGEEMIIEDVAASFQASVIEVLVGKTKRAARQYEPKQLLLAGGVAANKGLRKALTSQFAKSNIELVIPPLSLCTDNAAMIGAAAQSKLRKKQFASFDLNGNPGLDLELQ
- the thiL gene encoding thiamine-phosphate kinase; the encoded protein is MQDEFAFISNISPKQTKQPSLIYGIGDDAAVYRGSNETDEVVCVDTMVEGVHFRRDTLTPFQIGKKGLAINVSDLAAMGATPLYYLVSIAVPSSWTEEELSTIYKGMSELADFYNMDLIGGDTVSTDGPLVLTVTVIGRVKKGEAKYRNQAKAGDLLFVTGYVGKSAAGLALLLERGLDGEFSLAEQDLIKEHQEPIPHVAHGQILVNSLYRGALNDVSDGVASEANELAEASNISIVIEGNKLPIHEAMRHYDREKQLEWALFGGEDFVLIGTVAKEKADQVRKEFEEQGLMFEVIGYVEQGQPNVYLSNNDQVLKLEKQGYNHFQKRG
- the rimI gene encoding ribosomal protein S18-alanine N-acetyltransferase, translating into MIEQEKAEIRFMTMEDIEAVMKVERDAFPTPWDPGIFKTELTSNQFAHYLVYELNDEIIGYCGLWIVMDEAQITNIAIHSSVRGRNHGEQLLRYVIAFVKQMGVTQLSLEVRVSNTVAQNLYRKVGFREGGVRKNYYADNLEDALVMWVNVNESE
- the tsaE gene encoding tRNA (adenosine(37)-N6)-threonylcarbamoyltransferase complex ATPase subunit type 1 TsaE; this encodes MEHWSLQTKSPEETMELAMRLAQLVQPGDVITLEGDLGAGKTSFTKGFAKGLGVKRVVNSPTFTIIKEYKGRIPLYHMDVYRMEDESEDLGLDEYFYGEGVSVVEWPSMISSQLPEDRLMISLFHTGEQSRTIEIQPTGTRSSNILKELRV